The segment TCTTCAGGTCCATTTTTTGGTCGTCCCAAGTGACTCATCAAGATGGCAGAACCACCGTCTTTCAAGATTTTTTTGATGGTCGGGGTTGCCGCTTTGATTCTTGTCAAATCAGTAATTGCAAATTTGTCATTCAACGGTACGTTGAAATCTACTCTGATCAAGGCTTTTTTGCCTTTGAAATTGTATTGGTCTAAGGTTATCATCTCCTATATATAGATTTTAAATATAATTTTATGCTTGATTGCAAATGTCACATTGTGGGTCAATATTGAGTGTTGCGGTCAAGATTCCAATGTATTGAGAATGTCTGCTTCTGCAATGGCACCTTGTCGCAAAATAAGGGGTTTTTCCCCGTTAAACCCAACAATAGTTGATTCAAATCCAATTTGACATTCGCCACCGTCTAGGATGTATTCTATGAGGTCGCCGAGTTGGCTATTGACTTGTGCTGCAGTGACAGGACTGGGCTGTCCGTGGAGGTTGGCACTGGGCAGAGCTACTGGGAAGTCTAATAGCTCCAATAGCTCTAATGTCAGCGGATGGTCGCAAATACGCACGCCTACCGTACGGCCATTTGCCAGCATTTCCGTGGGTATCTTTTCATTGGCATCCAAAATCAAAGTCAGTGCACCAGGCCAATATTTGCTGGCTAGGCTTTCAGCATTCGCTGGAAAACTAGTCACAAAGCCTTTGATCTTTTCGATGGAATTGGTTTGTGCGATGAATGCCTTGCTTTTGGGTCTCCCTTTGACTTGGTAAATCTGCTCAATGGCATTTGTGTCAAATGCATTGCCTGCCAGTCCATAGACCGTATCAGTTGGGATGGCAACCAGCTTTCCTTCTTTGAGTAGTTGTGCTGCTTTGTGTATGTCTTTTCCTATTTCAGCCATGAAAAAAATCAAGATTAGAATTTCAAGATTCAAGGTTAATCGAAATAAGTCAAATATGTTAAATCTCTAATTTCAAATTTATAATTTCGAATCAAACTTTGATTGATCATGCCCTTACTATCCTTTCATCAACCCAATACCATCGAAGCAGGCTGTGACGAGGCAGGCAGAGGTTGTCTGGCTGGCCCTGTGGTAGCTGCCGCGGTGATATTACCAGTGGATTTTAGTCATCACGTATTGAACGACTCCAAGAAATTGAGTGCCAAGCAGCGGGAGGACTTGGTCGATGAGATCAAGTCTCGTGCGATCGCTTGGGGCATCGGAGTGGTGGACAATCATGAGATTGACGAGATCAACATTCTGAATGCTTCTTTTCTGGCGATGCATCGTGCTTTGGATCAATTGCAGGTTACACCAGAACTGTTGCTCATCGATGGCAATCGCTTTACCGCCTACGAGCAAATTCCGCATGAAACGATGATCAAAGGAGATGGTAGATTTTACTCTATAGCGGCAGCATCTGTCTTGGCAAAAACCTACCGAGACGAGCTCATGACTGAGCATGCCATTCAATACCCTCATTATGCTTGGGAGCGAAATGCGGGCTACCCTACCAAAGCCCATCGACAGGCTATCCGAGAATATGGCACCACACCACTCCATCGAATGAGTTTCAGATTGCTGCCTGAGCAGCTCGAATTATTTGTTTGATCCCCAGATATGGGTATATTCATCGTTTATCTGATGTCTTTTGGCTAAAGAGTTATAAAAGTTTGATGTCTGTGAGTAACTTCGTCTTAACCTTATGAACGTAGAATCCTCATAAAGCTATTGTATGATCGGGTTGCCAAAGCTCGATTCTGAAAAAGAAGCCAGCATCCGTTGGCTTCTTTTATTTGGGACAACCAGAGTTTAAAGTGTCCCCCGCAGCTCTTGCTCCCTCTCGATGGCTTCAAAGAGTGCTTTGAAGTTACCTTTGCCAAATGACTGGGCACCTTTTCTTTGGATGATTTCAAAGAAGACGGTAGGCCGTGACTCTACGGGTTTGGTGAATATCTGTAGCAAGTAGCCTTCGTCATCTCTATCTATCAAGATCCCGAGTTGTTTCAAGGGTTCGAGGTCTTCGTCGATGCTGCCGACTCGATCCAGTACCGTGTCATAGTAGGAAGAGGGTACATTGAGGAACTCCACACCTCTGCTCTGCATGGCGGTGACAGTCTCGATGATGTTGTCCGTGGCAACTGCGATGTGCTGGACACCTGGCCCACCGTAGAAGTCTAGGTACTCTTCGATCTGCGATTTTTTCTTGCCTTCTGCAGGTTCGTTGATGGGGAATTTGATTCTGCCATTGCCGTTGCTCATGACCTTGCTCATCAGAGCGGTGTAATCTGTCGAGATATCCTTGTCATCAAAGGAAATCAACTGTGCAAATCCCATCACGCGGGCATAGAAGTCGACCCACTGGTTCATCTCTCCCCAGCCGACATTGCCGACCATGTGATCCACATATTTGAGCCCAGTGGGTGCAGGCTGATAGCTAGTTTCCCATCTTTCATAGCCAGGCAGGAAGACGCCTTGATAGTTCTTTCTCTCGATGAAATAATGAATGGTTTCGCCGTAGGTGTGAATGGCCGCTACCACCACTTCGCCATGCTTGTCTTTTCGGGTCTCAGGCTTGAGGTAGGATTTTGCGCCACGCTTGACAGTTTCTTGGTAAGAGTAGGTCGCATCATCCACCCATAGCGCAATGGCTTTGACCCCATCTCCATGTTGGTCGATGTGCTTGCCTACAGGCGTGCCAGCTTTGAGGGGAGAGGTCAGTACCAGTCTGATTTTGTCCTGTACCAAGACATAGGAATCATAGTTCTGATTGCCTGTCTCCAATCCTGAGTGGGCGAGGGATTGAAATCCAAAAGCTGTTTTGTAGTAGTGTGCTGCTTGCTTGGCATTGCCCACATACAGCTCGATGAAATCTGTGCCGTTGATGGGCAGGAAGTCTTCCGCTGCAGCGAATATTTTTTTAATTTCTTTCGTTTCCATTGTCTTGTTTGTTATGCTGTCTTTCGTTTCTAAATCACCGCTATTTGTTCGCTGGGCAGCAATTGCGCCAGTGAATTTTCGAAGGCTGTCTTGGTCAAGAGGGTTTTACCAGGGTTTTGATCGTGAATTCGCAGGAGTGCCTTTCTGATAGTTTTGGCAGTGTCA is part of the Reichenbachiella agarivorans genome and harbors:
- a CDS encoding L-threonylcarbamoyladenylate synthase; translation: MAEIGKDIHKAAQLLKEGKLVAIPTDTVYGLAGNAFDTNAIEQIYQVKGRPKSKAFIAQTNSIEKIKGFVTSFPANAESLASKYWPGALTLILDANEKIPTEMLANGRTVGVRICDHPLTLELLELLDFPVALPSANLHGQPSPVTAAQVNSQLGDLIEYILDGGECQIGFESTIVGFNGEKPLILRQGAIAEADILNTLES
- a CDS encoding ribonuclease HII, with amino-acid sequence MPLLSFHQPNTIEAGCDEAGRGCLAGPVVAAAVILPVDFSHHVLNDSKKLSAKQREDLVDEIKSRAIAWGIGVVDNHEIDEINILNASFLAMHRALDQLQVTPELLLIDGNRFTAYEQIPHETMIKGDGRFYSIAAASVLAKTYRDELMTEHAIQYPHYAWERNAGYPTKAHRQAIREYGTTPLHRMSFRLLPEQLELFV
- the hppD gene encoding 4-hydroxyphenylpyruvate dioxygenase, whose translation is METKEIKKIFAAAEDFLPINGTDFIELYVGNAKQAAHYYKTAFGFQSLAHSGLETGNQNYDSYVLVQDKIRLVLTSPLKAGTPVGKHIDQHGDGVKAIALWVDDATYSYQETVKRGAKSYLKPETRKDKHGEVVVAAIHTYGETIHYFIERKNYQGVFLPGYERWETSYQPAPTGLKYVDHMVGNVGWGEMNQWVDFYARVMGFAQLISFDDKDISTDYTALMSKVMSNGNGRIKFPINEPAEGKKKSQIEEYLDFYGGPGVQHIAVATDNIIETVTAMQSRGVEFLNVPSSYYDTVLDRVGSIDEDLEPLKQLGILIDRDDEGYLLQIFTKPVESRPTVFFEIIQRKGAQSFGKGNFKALFEAIEREQELRGTL